DNA sequence from the Pogoniulus pusillus isolate bPogPus1 chromosome 7, bPogPus1.pri, whole genome shotgun sequence genome:
ttgaggagggcagattgagactggagatgaggaaaattgttgagagtgagagtggtgagacactggcacaggttgcccagggaggtgttcaaggccaggttggatgaggccttgagcaacctgggctggtgggagatatccctgcccatgactgGGGAGTTGGAAGTGggtgagctttcaggtcccttccaacccaacccatgccatgagtctatgaatctCTGAAACCAGCAATGCTAAAAGTCAGTTTGATGGAGCTGTTACTGTAATGAGAAGTGttagttggagctgttcagcctggagaaggctctagagagaccttagagcaaccttccagtacaagaaaggcaggaaggaaCTTTTTCCAACGGCCTCTTGCTTTGATTTCTTGTCTCTTCCCCATGCCCAGGAGAGTCACCAAGAGTTGGCCAACCAGAAGAGGCTGTGTGTGGTGGAGTTCCGGGAGGAGCAAGGCCCCCTGCCCATCGTGGTGGCACTGCCTGAGGGGACTGTCCGTGAGGATCCCGAGCCTGAAGATGAGGTTCCAGACATCAAGCTGGAGTGGAGGGATGTGAAGGAAGCTCAGGGAATGAAGAACTCTCCCTGGGCCAACGTCAGACGGACAATCTGGTAAAAGCCTTGgtccctctgctcagagctgctcctgggaaAGCCCAGCCCAGGTGGATTGGTTGCCTAGGCTGACATTTcaaaggagggcagcaggtagCCTCCCATGACCTTCACattgctgctgccattgctcccCTCCAGTCTCACTGTTTGGTTCTTCTGGCTGCTGTTTGGCTGGGGACATTCAGATGGCTGCAGCCAATGTGATGATGTGGCCAAGCATGCATTGACTTGCTTTCTGGAGGTGGTTAATCAACAGAGCCCATGTGCCCGTCACAGGCTCTGGGGAAACTACTGCAATAAAGAATGCTCAGAATGAGTCAGGATGGGCTTGGTGGGGGCTTTCCTGTAACATGCCAAGGTACGGGAGATCATGAAGTAGATGCaaccaggctggggaagggtctagagaagagggctggggaggagcagctgtggtaactgggggtgttcagtgtggagaagaggaggctgagagcagatctcactgctctctacagctccctgagagaaggctggagccaggtggggctctgctccctgggagaggaggagaggaaatagctTAAAGTTTCATCAtgagggagatttaggttggacgttaggagaaagttctcctTTGTGTCAGTTCATTTAGATGCTCTTGTCCCTGTGGTGGCCTTTCCCTCTGTCCACTCGTCCTCAGGCAAAGATTTAGCCCTGTTTGCACTGGGGCCACAGTGTCCACAACCGTGCCTGAGCCCAGTGCCTGGCTGCACTAGGGCTGAGGGGCactcccctgccagcagcacccagatgggtttttttccactgcTTTACAGGAATGCTGCACTAGCCCTAGGAAGAAGTACCTCAGCAAACCAGGTGGGGCCAGAAGGAACAGGACCAGCACGTGAACCGGTGCAGACTGGTGTAAACCGGTGTGtggcagggaaaggagaagtaaagggcaaaggcagaaagaacTGAGGAGGAGAGATGGGAGCCCTGCCAAGATGGGAGCTGCGAATGCCGATGGCCACAAGGCACAGGGAGATGGCCAGGAGGAGACAGGCAGCAAAGGTGCTGGCCACACCTGGCAACAGAAGGTAGGCAGAGGTAGCACATCGCAGGGAATGGCCAGGACCATCTGGCTTGGTCAGggcagccaagcagaaaggTGGCTTTGTGCTTTAGTGCTGAGGTGAGGGGAGTtcgcaggagcagggcagagctgggcaccagcCCTCCCCCGCAGCAGATGCATTCACCCCGTGCTGATGTGGTGTTGATTCCACTTCAATAGGTGCATGCTAAACCTTTAGACCCAAGTGCCTATGGCCAAAGTGGCTGTGAGGCCCCTCCCTGATCTGGAAAAGGTTTCGTTTTCCACTTCTGTTGCAAGCAGCTTGCTGTTGTCacagtaggaaaaaaagaaaggaaagggcaaaaaaaaaacaggtcaAGCAGGTTTGCAGCAAGGACAAACCAGGCAAAAGAAGCAAAACTCCATCAAATGTTTTCCTCACACTGCAGTTGTAAAGCTCAGATACAAAGCCACGGGCACAGCCCAAAGGTTCCCCCTTCATCCGAAGCAACAAAAGTGGCTCCAAAGCAGCTTTCATTTCCCTCCTGCCTTATTAGGCACCTCTAAGGTGAAAGAAAATCCTGGGTCTGAAAACCCACTGAAATGAAGTCACAGGTGTGGCTTTGGCCCATCTAACAATTAcaccaagcacaaatgcaggctgggtgagcagtggctggagagcagcctgcaggagaaggccttgggggtgtcagttggtgtcAAACAGACcggagccagctgtgtgctggctgcagccagagcagggagagcagcagcacagggaggggattctgcccctctgctctgctctgctctgacctcacctgcagcactgcctccagtgccgGGGACCTCAgcaagagagggacttggagctgctggagagggtgcagaggaggccaccaagatgcttaGAGGACTGGGGAACCTCTGccatggagacaggctgggagagttggagctgctcagcctggagtggagaaggcttcagggagaccttccggtacctgaagggggtacagaagagctggggagggacttttgacaagtgataggatgagagggaatggattgaagcttgaggagggcagatttggaCTggtgattaggaagaaattctggagagtgaaggtggggagacactggcacaggttgcccagggaggctgtggctgttccCTCCCTAGCCaggttcaaggccagactgggtgaggccttgagcaacctgggctggtgggaggtgttcctgcccgtggcagaggttggaactggatgatctttaaggtcccttctaacccaaatcattctgtggaTCTATGAACTAagccctgcagagcctctcaCGGTGGGATGGGGAAGAGCATGGGAAGGGTAAAAGCAAGAAAACTTCTGAACTGAGATGAAATTTAATGGCCAAAGCAAAAAGCCCTACAcagaagcaaaggaaaacagagaatTCATTCCCCCGTTCCTTGTGGGCAGGTACTCAGCCatttccaggagagctgggctacACCATTCAGAATGGTGACTTGGGAAGACAAATGCTACTCTTGAACTTCATCTTCTTCTTCCCTCAGCTTTAATTGCTAAGGGCATATGGTCTGGAATGTGCCTCTGGTTCCCTGGGGTCAGCTGTCTGGGTGAGGGGATGCAGGCAccctcagtcagtttgcaggtggcactgagctgggagggagtgtggagctgctggggggcaggTTTAGGGAGGCAgaaggagctgcacaggctgcatccatgggctgaggccagtgggatgagattggccaagggctgggtcctgcacttggggcaTAACAACCCCAGGAAGGCTTCAAGctggggggcagagtggctggaaagtgcccagcagagacagagctgggggtgctggtggacagctgggtgaaggtgagccaggctgtgcccagctggcaaaggagagcaccagcagcctggtgaCTGTATCAGGAGCAtggtgaccagcaggagcagggcagggattgtccccctgcactcagcactggggaggccacacctggagtgctgggttcagttgtGAGGCCCtgactcccagaaggacattgaggggctggagagggtgcagagaaggccaaggaaggtggggaagggtctggggacaCGGAGCagcagccatggtggtgttgggctgagagttgaattggatgatcttggagggcttttccaacccaaacacttgcatgaTTGATCTGAGGGGCTTTAGACCCTGGCTGCAGGGCCCCATGGCCTCTCTCCCCTCTTGCTGATGGCCAAGCCCATGGCTCCTGCtcaggcactgcccaggctggggagggctgtgTGAGTAgcaaagaggaagcagcagaaacatctcccctgcaccattccaaCAAACCCATCTTTATTAGCCACAGAAGGGGGGGGTAGGTAAGGGCAGCCATGCACCCAAGACAAGAGCTAATGGATGGCCTCTGCTTAAGCAAGGTGTTGTTCTCTTCatcccttctcctgcagcctccagcacacCCCCGAGGTTGTATTATGTTGAGGGTTGTTCAGGAAGTGGCAATTCCTGGCACTGCCCTTGTGCCTCCTAGTTCAGCCCCACCCTTCAAGGCTTGCAGGAACTGGTGCTGCTATCCCTGTTTGTCATCACAAGTCAGAGGTGGCATTTCCAGACACAGCATGAAAATGCTCTTCTGGCACAGCAGGTTTAGGGAGGCAAACAGGCTGACATGGATGGGCAGTAACTAAAAGGACCTGGTTTCACACTCATGCCCCTTGGGCGCTGCAGAAgaacctgcacaggctgcatccatgggctgaggccaatgggatgagattcaacaaggccaagggctggctcctgcactccaacaaccccaggaaggctccaggatgggggcagagtggctggaaagtagacagcagagacagagctggggtgctggtggacagctgggtgaaggtgagccaggctgtgcccaggtggccaaggaggctaccagcagcctggcctggatcaggagcagtgtgaccagcaggagcaggttaagtgaggtagttgaggtcccatccctggagatattcaaggtcaggctcgacTAGGCCAAGTGGAGGATGTTGCAGCTGAGTGttgaggggcttggactagatgatctttggaggtcccttccaacccaacccattctgtgattccatgattgtccCTCTGATAGCAGAGACAACCCTGGAGGCATCAAGGTGTGGTTCAGGGGATCCACCTGTACCCTTCTTTTGAAAGCTGGATGGCTTAGGGCCCCAGTTTACCTGCACCAACCTTAGGATGGACCTAAGGGGCACTGCTTCCTCTGGCAGGCTCTTCTTTGTCTTCATTGCCACACAGCTGCTTCTTTATCATACAGAACAGatgccaaaacaaaaaaaacccaaacaaacaataacCCCAAACCCAGCCTGGAAATGACAGTGGCTGACACCCAACTTGGTGGTGCCCGTGAGGTGACCTTAAGGTGTGGGGGAGGCTCTTAGGAGGATCTCCAGCGCCAGAGCGAGCACACCTCATGGATCACGTAGATCAGGGTGGCCAGGAATGCAAACACCTGCAGTGGACAAACACAGCAGCCAGTTAGCTTTTTATGAGGGCTGCCATAAGTTCCTGCACTCAGCAAACACCCTCTGGTGCCCTGAAGTCTGACCCTTGCGTGCTTAGAAGTATTGAAGGGCTGGGGCAAGTAAAGATCTGCTCCGGAGGCTGCAGATGGAGCAGCCTCCGGAGCAGATCTTTActtgcctgcttgcctggcactcACCACAGCAGCAATGTTCTCCTGGTAGATCTTGAAGATGCCACTGTACAGAGGGATGGAGTTCAGTACGCCAGCGCTGTAGGTGTAGTAGGCTTCCAACACTGCAGCACTGAGGTAGAACAGAGCTGCTGTCGCCTGGTAGATGGCATCCTGAGAAGCAAGGGTCCACAGGGGTCATGGTCAAGGAGGGGAGCACACtgtggaaggggaggggaaggaaaaggaaccCCACAAGCGAGCCCTGAGGCTGTGATCTGGTGTGTAGAGAGGATAACTGTCTGCTGGTGACAGCAGAGAGGGATGAGGTCCTGAGGTTTGTCACAGCCACTCACCAAGGtgacccaggagctgctgcctccatgCGCCCCACCGATGTAGAGGCACAAGAGAGCGGTGGACATGACGAAGCAGAAGACAGAGACAAACATCACCCAGCCTTGCAGCATGGGATCTGGGACCTTTGAGGATGCCACCAGGATCCAGACAAGACCCCCGAAGACCTTgggagagagggcagagacAGGATAAATCGGCTCTGGCACTAGCACTGCACAGGACAACCACCCAGGTCTGCCTCTGAGCCCTTCCCAGCCTCCACTTGGACCTGGGGGATGGGCTGGGAACATCTGCCCCTGctgtgacctcactgctcttggtggCACAACCATTCACACCCTCCCCACACTGGCATGCCCTGCTGAAGGCTGGTTTCAGTGGGCAGGTAGGCTCACTTCAGAGGGACAGGTGTGCTCCACACCCATCCTGGCAGATCCCTGAAAGGAGTGGTGGCAAACCCTGCATGAACAGCACAGATGCAGCCTCATGAATCAGGACCACAGCACTactggggctggaagagacctctgagttcatccagtccaagcactcacccagagctcacagtgccaccgctgctgctcagccactgccactgcaccacatccctcagcaccagatCCACctggcttttaaatcccttcagggatagggactccaccacctccctgggcagcctgagacagtgcctgagaacccttgctgggaagagaTTGTTTCCAatacccaacctgaacctcctctggcacagcttgaggccatttcctcttgtcctgtcacttggtgcagctgggaagagaccaatctccacctaactccagcttcctttcaaggagatgtagagagcaatgagctctgccctcagcctcctccacactaaacaaccccacctccctcagctgctcctccccagccctcttctccagacccttccccaccttccttgcccttctctggacctcctccagcttctcaatgtccttctgggagtgagggcccagaactgaacccagcactccaggcatggcctccccagtgctggctgcaggacaatccctgccctgctcctgctgcccacaccattgctgatccaggccaggctgctggtgccctccttggccagctgggcacagcctggctcaccttcacccagctgtccaccagcacccccagctctgtctctgggcactttccagccactgcccccagcctggagccttcctggggttgttgtgccccaagtgcaggaaccagcctcccaccagcccaggttgctcaagacctcatccagcctggccttgcacacctccaggaagggggcagccacagcctccctgggctacctgtgccagtgtcttcccaccttcactctcaagaatttcctcctccagtctcaacctgctctcctcaagcttcagtccattcccttattctgttgctcccagtccttgtcaaaagtccctccccagctctcctggagcccccatcaggtcctggcaggctgctgtaaggtctccttgcagccttctcttctccaggctgaacagccccagcactgTAGGCAACCTCAAGCGTCCCCTGAGGACTGACAGACTCCtggctgctgagactgcaggcagcctcctcctcctctgtacACAGCAATCTGGTTATGCAGCATTCCTCTTTCCTGAGCCTCCAGGATGCGCATTCCCAGACCTTTCCCAGACCACAGAAGAGGTTGCTCGCCTTTGTTCCGTGAAGGAGCTACCTTGCCAGCTccctggaggcaggaattacaaGCTGGCACGTCAGTGCCATAAGCATGCCGAGGCCAACAGCAGGGTCAGCACCAGGACTAATAAAAGCACTGGCGGAGGGGGGGCTGGCAAGTGTCTGCCCAGCCAGGACCTCCACTGGGACCTCTTTGTACAGCTGCAGGAAATCTGGAGCTCGCCCTCGGTGCAGGATCAAGCCCTTAGAGCATTTGTGGAGGAGCTGAATCAGCAAAGGCTTTCTCCTTACACTGGTACTGCCTGCTTGACCTAAGTCCCACTGCATACGAGTGCTACTGATAGGAGCCATTAAAAGGGCTGTAAATGCTGCAATCAGAGCTGTTTGCTTTAGAAGaaacctctgagctcatccagcccaagcactcagagctcacagtgccaccactgctgctcaaccactgccactgaaccacatccctcagcaccatatccaTGCATCTTGGAaatccagggactccaccacttccctgggccgCCTGGGACAgtgcctgaggccatttcctcttggcctGTCATGTGcaactgctctctacaactacctgagttggtctcttctcccaggcaagcagtgacagaacaagaggacacagcctcaagctgcgccagggctgaatattaggaaaaaactattcccagagagagtgattggcattggaatgggctgcccagggaggtggtggagtccccatccctggaggtgtttaaaaggaggctggatgaggcacttggtgccatgggttagtctTTTAGTtggtgctgggtgataggttggacttgatcttaaaggtcctttccaacctggttaattctgtgattctgtgctgcatgggagaagagaccaactcccacctggctccagtctcctttgaggtagctgtagagggtgatgaggtctcccctcagcctcctcttctgcagactaaaactCAGGAGTGTGGACTGCCTCAGGTGGCAGGGAAGGATCTGGTCCAAGGTGGAAAAGCTGAAGACTTTAGCATAAGACAataacaaaaccacagaatgcactgggttggaagagacccttacAGGTGATCTagtcctgccctcctgcagccagccggGACATCCACAGCCCAAACGTGGTTTGGGTCTTTTGGTGTTTGTCACCTTACATTTTGCCTGGACCACATCTCCACCACTTGAGAAGAAGTGAAGCTGTCATAAAGGCTTGGAGACAAGCTACGATGGCActctgcagcactctgccaAGCTCCTCCGAGCCGGATGAGAAGTGCTCAGCCTTTGCATAACGCCCCTCGAACAGCTGTgaggagagcagctttcaggggtgggggcagaggacACAGCAGGGGATAAAAGCTTCAAGCTGAAACTTTGCGTCTTTcaggcagtgcccacagcaaCTGCTTTTAATCACCTGTGCCAAATCCATTAGGATTATGATCTTCTGCTGCTCAAGGAAATGACCCTGTGGGAAGAAGTTACAAGGGGCTCCTTTGCTCATCGAGCACTGCCCACAGCCGCAGGTCCAGCTCTGCACCTCCAGCACGTTGGGAAGGTTGCAGTtgagcagcacagcttccacagcccaggctgcctgctgctgggaacctcaggcagcctcctttgcctccctgctttaACATCATCTCCCAGTTAATGAAGTGACTCCATTAAAGCCACCAGCAAGCCCTTGGAACTTCCTGAAGGCAGGAAATCACGAAAGGGTTGCAGAGGCACCACaaactcccctgcaggctgaagGAGAATGCCAGAGCCCCAGCTCAGGGCTTGTGGTTGTTCTTTGAAGGTGAGCTAGCAGGCACATCAgaggctgcccccagccccacgtGGCTCAGGGACCTCCTGCACGGCaggctttgtgtcatctgctccCTCAGACACCTGCAGCATGGAGCCTGCTGCGTGCCTCAGAAGCAGCACCTGCCCTCCCCCAGGGAAATGGCAGCACTCACCAGCTCAGGGATGAAGAGCACATCGGGGAAGGTCGTCAGGACACTCAGGCCACTGGgcaaagagctgctggaagTTGCTGAGGACATTCTGAGCCTCTCGCCGCGACTGGCAGCCGCTCTGACTCTGGCTGCCGCAGGTAAGTGCCAAATGCGACCTGCttccctcctgctctctcttccttcttccttccttcctgtttttcctcctgccctccctccttcctaCTGGCAGGTGAAGACAACTGTAAATGGCACAGGTGTGGCCAAACCCTGTGACCAGGCCTGCCTTGGTGGCTGTCAGGAGCCACCGAGGTTTCCCTGAGAGgtgggcagccctggggcacTTTCAGCACAGCTGTTTACACAAGCTGAGGACGAGTCCCTGGGTGTTGGTGGGTGGCACCCAGGAGGGCAACGTGGAAGACCTGACCCACCCAGCTGGGCATCCTCTCAGCCCCTTTGTTTGCACAGTAACTCAGCTTGTCCCCCACCCAcctgagctggacacagcagcaggcacaagggCAGGTGTCAGCCAgggcaagacaggacatgccAAGTGCTGGCAAAGAGCAGGTCTGACAAATGTCAAAGAGCCACAGAGCTacccagattggaaaagacttttaaggtcatggagtccagTCACCAGCCTAGCACTGACAAGCCCTGGGCTagaccatatccctaagcactatGCCTACACCACAcgtaaatacctccagggatgggcaacaaccacctccctgggcagcctgctccaatctcACCCAGATGGAGATGCACCCCAAGACAAGGGTGGTCACCCTGCAGGGTAAACCACTCACATCACCTTGAACAAAGGGAATGGATGGAAGCttaaggagggcagattgaggctggagatgaggaagaaattcttaagagtgagggtggtgagacactggcacaggttgcccagggaggttgtgactgcCCCTTccctgttcaaggccaggttggatgaggccttgaggagtctgatctagtgggaggtcaCCTTAAAGGTTATCTAGTTCCAAGGGCCCTGCCAAGGGATTAACTTCCTCTGGTAATTAAAGCTAAAGCCTAGACCCTCTGAGGGATGACTGTGCTGTTCACTTCTCCACCCCTCTGATGAGAGACACTGCTACGGCTACAATGTTTAACCATCACCTTCGCTGTGAGCTCCAGGAAGAGAGCCAGAGATGGCTTCATTTCAAaacccctgcctgccctgtgggCAGAGGGAACTGAACCATCTGCAGACACTTGACAAGAAAAGCATGGCCAAGTCCCTGCTCTATACAAGTTAGTTGGAATGCTTCATCTTTGCAagcaagcagagaggcaggTCAGTGGCACAGCCCGGGCAGGGGGCTTTTGGCCATCTGCTGGATTTCTAGGTGGCATCTGTGAGCCCATTTTGTGCAGCTGGGACAGCTTTCGAAAGAGTCTTAACTGCAGGTGGTCAAGAGGTAtctgacagcagctgcagatgctGCCTTTGACCTTACAGCCATTAgttgaactgaaaaaaaacagcctgcaaggctcctgctcctgcagctttggAGCTTCTCCTTCATCTTTCCTCCTCACGCAGCTCTGTCAGCAGTGTTGCATagattcataggatggtttggcctggaagggaccttgaagatcatctagtctcaTGTccccatggacagggacactagAAGAGGtttgctcaagatctcatccaacctgctttgaacacctctaggaagggggcatccaagacctctctgggcagcttattcTAGCGATGAGACAGTGGAACCGGTCGCTCATGGAGGTCACACTGTCAGGAGTCCAAAGGGTTtagtctctgggcagcctactccagagtctcagcaccctcaggctgaagaacttctccagtttaaccctcagcttcaaaccattcccccttggcctgtctctgagcatccttaggaaaagtccttctgcagccttcctgcaggatcccttcaggcactggcaggcagctctaaagtcCCCCCAGCATCATTTTTCTccaggatgcacacccccagctccctcagcctgtgctcacagcagagctgctccagcccttgaagCACCTTTGTGGTcttctctggcctcactccagcagctctgtgtccttctgctgctggggacagcagagctggaagcagaattggaggtgaggtctgagcagagccaaggggcagccCAAAAACATGCCAGAGGAGGGCCTTGAGCAGAAAAACTGCTGCACGGGCACGGCAAGAGCAAGGGAATGTGTTCTGCAGGAGCACTGAAGAGCTCAGCATCTTCAGGCCCtgtgcaggcagtggcagcagcagccataaGGAAGGGGAGGCAGAGATGGTGCCAGGggtgccagtgctctgcagcatcACTGGTGTCCTGCCCAGTACGGAAAGAGTTCTTGccctccaggtctctcaggccAGGGACATTTGGCTCCTCTGGGAAGGACAGGGCTTGGCCATCCCGGGGAggcatgggcagcctgtggcaggaggcagcagagcctgctccataCTCAGGGCTGGGCTCAGGAAGGAGTTTCTACCCCCCGAGGCAGACTGGCACCGGATCCTCCTGGGGGGGA
Encoded proteins:
- the MAL gene encoding myelin and lymphocyte protein isoform X2, which codes for MSSATSSSSLPSGLSVLTTFPDVLFIPELVFGGLVWILVASSKVPDPMLQGWVMFVSVFCFVMSTALLCLYIGGAHGGSSSWVTLDAIYQATAALFYLSAAVLEAYYTYSAGVLNSIPLYSGIFKIYQENIAAVVFAFLATLIYVIHEVCSLWRWRSS
- the MAL gene encoding myelin and lymphocyte protein isoform X1, translated to MVVPPRAVRSQQGQMFPAHPPGPSGGWEGLRGRPGWLSCAVLVPEPIYPVSALSPKVFGGLVWILVASSKVPDPMLQGWVMFVSVFCFVMSTALLCLYIGGAHGGSSSWVTLDAIYQATAALFYLSAAVLEAYYTYSAGVLNSIPLYSGIFKIYQENIAAVVFAFLATLIYVIHEVCSLWRWRSS